One region of Ahniella affigens genomic DNA includes:
- the mutL gene encoding DNA mismatch repair endonuclease MutL produces the protein MPIRQLPEQLINQIAAGEVIERPASVVKELVENAIDAGATRIEVELDGGGVKLVRIRDDGGGIAPDELPLALTRHATSKIGSLEDLESVQSMGFRGEALPSIASVSQFRIISRRRDDAHASMIEADNGRLSDVRPAQHPPGTTVEMRELFFNVPARRKFLKTERTELSHIEDQLRAMALARPEVGLHLKHAGRDLLRLSRAESIAERVDALLGESFLEQSLSIEHHVAGLSLHGFVGLPTAARSSADRQYFFVNRRLVKDRVIAHAVKQAYADVLFHGRYPTFVLFLDLDPTAVDVNVHPAKAEVRFREQRMVHDFLFRSLHEALAQTRAGQVSTQANTSMLDRFGPAPVQSQLRVQDSLQGFAALYGERAPAALLTNAPGISADRRQFDSLFSAEPHSAPAAIPLPVGSAHDVSTPVAEPDVPPLGYALGQLHGVYLLAQNTHGLVLVDIHAAHERITYERMKSERACGTLPAQQLLVPIALTLSSRDVDAAEQHADELLQLGIEISRTGIDRLVIKRIPLALAEANVEALLRDVLAEYVEHEKSRKLEEFQNELLATMACHAAIRANRRLSIPELNAILRQMEATERSGQCNHGRPTWVQLSMQDLDRLFLRGR, from the coding sequence ATGCCGATCCGACAACTTCCTGAGCAACTGATCAACCAGATCGCGGCGGGCGAGGTCATCGAGCGACCGGCGTCGGTAGTCAAGGAATTGGTCGAGAACGCGATCGACGCCGGTGCAACCCGCATCGAAGTGGAACTGGACGGCGGTGGTGTCAAGCTCGTCCGGATTCGGGACGATGGCGGCGGCATTGCGCCTGACGAACTGCCACTGGCGTTGACTCGGCATGCCACGAGCAAGATCGGTTCGCTTGAAGATCTGGAGTCGGTGCAGAGCATGGGTTTTCGTGGCGAAGCCTTGCCGAGCATTGCGTCAGTGTCGCAGTTCCGCATCATCAGCCGTCGTCGGGACGATGCGCATGCCTCGATGATTGAGGCCGACAATGGACGCTTGTCCGATGTACGTCCGGCCCAGCACCCGCCCGGCACCACGGTGGAAATGCGTGAGCTGTTTTTCAACGTGCCAGCGCGGCGCAAGTTTTTGAAGACCGAGCGGACGGAGCTCTCGCACATCGAAGATCAGTTGCGCGCAATGGCGTTGGCGCGGCCCGAAGTTGGGCTGCACCTGAAACATGCCGGCCGTGACCTGCTGCGGCTCAGTCGTGCGGAGTCCATTGCCGAGCGTGTCGATGCACTCCTGGGCGAATCGTTTCTGGAGCAGAGTCTCAGCATCGAGCATCACGTCGCCGGGCTTAGCCTGCACGGATTTGTCGGGTTGCCCACCGCGGCACGCAGCAGCGCCGATCGGCAGTACTTCTTCGTCAATCGACGGCTCGTCAAGGATCGTGTGATCGCCCATGCGGTCAAGCAGGCGTATGCCGACGTGTTGTTCCACGGTCGTTACCCGACCTTTGTGCTGTTTCTCGATCTCGATCCCACCGCCGTCGACGTGAACGTGCACCCCGCCAAAGCCGAAGTGCGCTTCCGCGAGCAGCGCATGGTGCATGATTTCCTGTTTCGGAGCTTGCATGAGGCGCTGGCACAGACGCGCGCGGGCCAAGTGTCGACGCAAGCCAATACCAGCATGCTGGATCGGTTCGGGCCGGCGCCTGTGCAGAGTCAGCTGCGCGTCCAGGATTCTCTGCAAGGCTTTGCGGCACTTTATGGTGAGCGTGCCCCGGCGGCGCTTTTGACCAACGCGCCGGGCATCAGCGCTGATCGCCGGCAGTTCGACTCGTTGTTTTCGGCCGAACCCCATTCGGCGCCTGCGGCGATCCCATTGCCAGTGGGGTCGGCGCACGATGTATCAACGCCGGTCGCCGAGCCCGACGTGCCACCGCTTGGTTACGCATTGGGGCAGTTGCATGGCGTGTATCTGCTGGCACAAAACACGCATGGTCTGGTGTTGGTCGACATCCATGCCGCCCATGAGCGGATCACCTACGAGCGCATGAAATCCGAGCGTGCCTGCGGCACGCTACCGGCGCAGCAGCTGCTGGTGCCGATTGCGTTGACGCTCAGTTCGCGCGACGTCGATGCCGCCGAACAGCATGCCGACGAATTGCTGCAGTTGGGCATCGAGATCAGCCGCACGGGTATTGATCGACTGGTGATCAAGCGGATCCCGCTCGCGTTGGCCGAGGCGAATGTGGAAGCGCTGCTCCGCGATGTGCTGGCAGAGTATGTCGAGCATGAAAAATCGCGCAAGCTGGAAGAGTTTCAGAACGAGTTGTTGGCGACCATGGCCTGTCACGCCGCCATCCGTGCCAATCGGCGCTTGAGTATCCCCGAACTCAACGCCATTCTCAGACAAATGGAAGCGACCGAACGTTCGGGCCAATGCAATCACGGACGGCCGACCTGGGTGCAGCTCAGTATGCAGGACCTGGATCGTTTGTTTCTGCGCGGACGCTGA
- a CDS encoding phasin family protein yields MSKFKSKGKAKSAPAAEAVSDKAQNLVESAQQIWMAGMGAFSRAQEQGTKLFEALVKEGVSLEQKTRKFATGKVDNVRDVVENKVEQVKERATDSWEKLEGIFETRVSRVLGKLGVPGRAEMEALIARVEELNKAVHKMNKPQAATSKRSTKAAAAAVVEAVAEAAAEAPKAVKRTAKRAVSKAKKALA; encoded by the coding sequence ATGAGCAAGTTCAAATCGAAAGGCAAAGCTAAGTCTGCGCCGGCTGCTGAAGCAGTCAGCGACAAGGCACAGAATCTCGTCGAGTCCGCCCAGCAGATCTGGATGGCCGGCATGGGCGCGTTTTCGCGTGCGCAGGAACAGGGCACCAAGCTGTTCGAAGCGCTGGTGAAGGAAGGCGTGTCGCTGGAACAGAAGACCCGCAAGTTTGCGACCGGTAAGGTCGACAACGTGCGTGATGTGGTCGAGAACAAGGTTGAGCAGGTCAAGGAACGTGCGACCGATTCCTGGGAAAAGCTGGAAGGCATTTTCGAGACCCGCGTGTCGCGCGTGTTGGGCAAGCTCGGTGTTCCGGGTCGCGCTGAAATGGAAGCGCTGATCGCCCGCGTCGAAGAGCTGAACAAGGCCGTCCACAAGATGAACAAGCCGCAGGCTGCCACCAGCAAGCGCAGCACCAAGGCTGCCGCCGCAGCGGTCGTCGAAGCGGTGGCCGAAGCGGCCGCCGAAGCGCCGAAAGCAGTCAAGCGCACCGCCAAGCGTGCGGTCAGCAAAGCCAAGAAGGCCCTTGCTTAA
- a CDS encoding DUF1684 domain-containing protein, giving the protein MNQLHAIRDHRSLRIRHWLVAWFCVMLAACATTSGPNSSSRVVDKAPTPPTPEHQADIETWRAARVARLTAPDGWLSLVGLHWLTDGEQTAGSGADNAIRLASGPARLGVFKVTQQQVWFNADRGPQVFVKYGARMEQDAAGRIWHLLSDDAAAKPTVIRSEPLTVYLIMRGGKPALRVKDPNAPTRAGFKGIDYFPIDADFKVQARFVPHAEPTYFDIQTVLGTIDKMQTPGVLYFTIAGKEYSLHPVLEEGSADWFFIFADRTNGRETYGPGRFLYAPPAVNGVTTIDFNRSYNPPCAFSAYSTCPLPPPENRLNLRVTAGEKKYRGPGGHEGM; this is encoded by the coding sequence ATGAACCAGCTTCACGCCATTCGAGACCATCGTTCGCTGCGAATCCGGCATTGGTTGGTGGCTTGGTTCTGTGTGATGTTGGCGGCGTGTGCGACCACTTCGGGCCCGAACTCCTCAAGCCGTGTGGTCGACAAAGCGCCGACGCCGCCAACGCCTGAGCATCAGGCCGACATCGAAACGTGGCGAGCGGCGCGCGTGGCGCGGCTGACAGCACCGGATGGCTGGCTCAGTCTCGTCGGCTTGCATTGGCTGACGGATGGCGAACAGACTGCCGGTTCTGGCGCCGACAATGCCATCCGGCTGGCCAGTGGTCCGGCGCGGCTCGGTGTATTCAAGGTCACGCAACAGCAAGTGTGGTTCAACGCCGATCGCGGCCCGCAGGTATTCGTCAAGTACGGGGCACGCATGGAGCAGGACGCCGCGGGGCGCATCTGGCATCTGCTGAGTGACGACGCTGCGGCCAAACCTACGGTGATTCGTTCCGAGCCGCTGACGGTGTACCTGATCATGCGCGGCGGTAAGCCGGCGTTGCGCGTCAAGGATCCAAACGCGCCGACCCGTGCTGGTTTTAAAGGAATCGACTACTTTCCGATTGATGCTGACTTTAAAGTGCAGGCACGATTTGTGCCTCACGCGGAACCAACTTATTTCGACATTCAAACGGTGCTCGGTACCATCGACAAAATGCAGACGCCAGGCGTTTTGTACTTCACGATTGCGGGCAAGGAATACAGTTTGCATCCGGTGCTGGAAGAGGGCAGCGCAGATTGGTTCTTCATCTTTGCCGACCGCACCAATGGTCGCGAGACTTATGGTCCGGGTCGCTTCTTGTACGCGCCGCCCGCGGTCAATGGCGTTACCACCATCGACTTCAATCGGTCTTACAACCCGCCCTGCGCGTTTTCGGCTTACTCAACGTGTCCGCTGCCACCGCCCGAGAATCGGCTGAATCTGCGCGTGACGGCGGGCGAGAAAAAGTATCGCGGTCCGGGCGGTCACGAAGGAATGTAG